The DNA window GCTAACAATAGCGCCGGCCTTCCAATTATAGCAGAACGGGTCATTGCAGTGATCAGAGGTCTGACCCACAACGACTAGTGTTACACAACCGAGCTGACGGCACAATTGAGTCATTTGGCTGTTTAGTTAGTCATCAAGTTTGTAAAGatgctgtttgtgtttttcctgcGGCAGCTGGAGATGGAGAAGCTACAGCTGCAGAGCCTGGAGAAGGAACATCGCAAGCTGACGGCGCAGCTGAAGGACGAGCGCGAGAAGAACAAGCACATCGTCATGATGCTGGTGCGCGAGTGCAAGCAACTGGCCACACGCGTGGTGGAGGAGTCGCAGCGCTTCGACGAGCTCCAGGCCCGACTGGACGAGGAGGGCCTGGCCTCCGGGCGCCTGCGGGAGGAGCTGAGCGCCGAGCGGCAGCGCGGCCAGCAGATGGAGGCCAAGATGGAGAAGCAGCTGTCTGAGTTGGACACTGAGCGTGAGCAGCTGCGGGCCAGGCTGGGCCGCGAGGAGGCAGAGAGCCAGAACCTACGGCAGCAGGTGGAGCAGCTCAGAACTGAACGCGGGGGTGCCAAGGACGGGGCCCAACCTGCCGTCCCCGCCTGCTCGCCGCCTAAAGCTTCAGTTTCCGTGGCCACGGATCTCATCAGCTGTCAAACAGCTTCCTGCCAAACGGACCAGCCCCTCCCTGAGGTGGAGGGTCCCAAGAAGACTCCCCTTACCATAGCCGCCAAACCAACCACGGGCCCTTACGCCGCTCTCAGCCTGCCAAAAAGCACCGCTCGGGGAATCGTCCACAGCGGCTCGGCAGGCCCGGCGCAGAGCGAGAACGGCTCTGAGGCCCAAGCTCCCCCCCACGGCCTACCCACTGGGGTCAGCCCCCGCGTCCAGGCGGCCCGCTACAAGTTCCAGGAACAGGACCAAAATGGCACGGCCTCCCAGAGTCCCCCGGCCCGGGACCCTTCCCCCAACAACCGGGACAACTTTGCTGCCAAGCAACAAGCGCGCCACACGGTCACCCAGGTCCTGTCGCGCTTCACCAGCCCTCCAGCAGGGGGGCTGCGACCCAGCCTGCCGCACTCGGCCTCGGAAGGAGGGCCCTTCCCCAGCCGCCTCAGCCACCCCATTGGCCTTAAGTCCCCCACTGTGGCCAGAATCGACCGGGGAAACCCTCCTCCCATCCCTCCCAAAAAACCCGGGCTCTCCCAGACCCCCTCGCCCCCTCATCCGCCCATGAAAGTAGTGGGGGACAGCGGACGCTCTCATGGGGTGGGGCTCAAATCAGCTACACCCCAGCTGCCGCCCAAACCCACCCTGGACCTGGTACCAGCCCTGACGGCCTCTCAGGTGGGTACACAGCCCCTCAATCGCTCCCCGGGGCCCGACCAGTTTGCAGAAAGCCGCCCTGTCGTCGTCACCCCTTCCATCCCCTCCATCAACCCCCttccctcctccctctccATTAGTGCTCCATCCAACTGTAGTCCCCGTGCCCCCGCAGACAGCCCCCTGGCAACAGCATCAGGTAAAGGGGACCCCTTCCTCTTCCCatatttcatctttttccAGTTTTCGCCTCTGCCTCTCTTCCAGCTCTCTTTGCGGCACCTAGCCCAACGTATAGCCTAGCTTGGGCTAGCATAGCCCAAGCGTTTACATCATATTATAGCATAGCACAGTGAGAGCGCAGTCCAATAGGAGGCTGCATTTTTAATTCTCCTCCGTCCTCTAGCGCCGCTCTATGTCCCACAGGTTAGCTCAGCTTTTTTGCTTGTGAGACAAAACTACGAGAGGGACGCACTGAGGCTTGCATTTAACTTGAAATATTCCTGATGGTCAGTCACCTCTTTCCTCCCTGAAGCTGATGCCAGTGGCTGCTCTCGCCTCGTCTACCCTTTGCCTTTTCCAACCTGTACTTAGCATGCACCCTAACGTCTTACCTCCTTCACTGGTCTTTCGGGTTTTTGCACTTCTCAGGTAAAACACAGTTCtcatatttctatttttgtgtttcaattGATGATGGCTGCTCTTATATGTATGTTTATGTACTCAGGCATGTTgttcccctcctcctccgcctgttcttcttcctcctcttcagcaCTTCTAGTGTGATTGTCAACCCTCTCCTGGTTTAACCTGTTCCGTCCCTGCTccctccgcccccccccccctctctggTGCTCCCGGCAGGCTGGTGTCCCTCCGTAGTCTCCCCTCTCGGCAGCTGTGGGCCCGCTGCCCTGGACGGCGGGCggccgctgctcctcctccaAGCTGCTTCCCAGGGAAATGTCACTTTATTGTcaatgctgcttcaccacgCCCACCCGATCACGCCCGACCACGCCCACCTCACCACTGCCACGGACAACCAGCCTACCCGCCACCCACCACAAGACCTCCACAACTTGACTGCTGCCttgtttgctgctgctgaccACGGACACACAGGTGGGTAACCATTCcattgtttggatttgtgCAGGTCTTCCATCTCTATTATTGATTAGAATTTACCGTTTTTTGGTGCGTTCTGCACAGAGTGCGTGAAGCTGCTGCTGTCTTCCGGCTCGCCTGCTGATGTGTCCGACCAAAACCGATTTACACCTTTGCACTTTGCTGCCTCCCACGGCCACAGTAGGTGagtacagacaaaaaaaatgactgacaGATATAATCACAGTTACACCTTCtactgtttatttttcctccccccccccaccagctGTGTGGAGGCTCTGCTGGCTGCGGGCGCCGCTGTGGACGCGGCCGCCGACGGTGGCCAGACCGCCCTCTTCCTGGCCAGCGGGGCGGGCAGGAAACACTGTGTCCACATCCTGCTGAGCGCCGGCGCAGATCGCTCCCGAATGGCCACGGTATAACTTTTTTTAAGGTTCTAATGACAGATGCTACCCAGCCATTATGGTACTAATAatgatgaagaaaacaaaaaatgctcatCACTGACTAGTTGATGTGCCGTGGTGCTCTGCAGGACGGCTGCACGTGTCTGCACGCGGCGGTGCAATCAGGTCACGTGGACACGCTGCGTCTGCTCCTCTGTCACCCCGGAGACCCCGCTGCGAGCCCCCGAACCAATGGAGCCGCTGCTCTGCCCGCTGCCCTGCCCGCTGCCCTGCTGAACCACGCCAAcgcggacggatggacggctGCTCACATGGCGGCCGCTCTCGGCCTGAAGGTGGGATAAATCAAACCCGCTCTCATGCAAAGGCTGTTGATGTTAatattgtgcgtgtgtgtgtgtgtaggagtGTCTGGAGGTTCTGTGTAGCCACCGTGAGCAGGACATCGCGAGAAAAGATAAATGTAGTCGTACCATCCATGACGTTGCCACGGATGACTGCAAAGATCTCCTCGAAAATCTCAGtgagtttgaattttttttttttttttattattattttttaagtgtCACTCCCCCATGTTGCAGATCAGTACCGCGTCCTGGTGCTTCTCCAGTATTCAGCCACTTCCatgcatgatgatgatgatgatgatgatgttgaggaGCGGGCAGGTGAGCTTCAGTCAGTGCTGTGCAGACTGTCAGTGGAGCGCTCCATGCGCTGGTCTCAGCTGAGTGCCTCCATTGGCCACGCCTTCATCACACATTTGCATATGCTGTGTGGCGAGGACGCACAGCGCCCCCCGCTGGGCCTCACACCCGCCAGCATCACCTCTGTCCTAATTGGTGAGTAGTCAATGGTGCCTGGCTAATTTGACATtatttcctcttcctcctgacATCAATGTATATGTGGGTCTGTGTGGTTGCAGGAGAAAGTGAGTGGCGGCCTGATCAGGAACTTTCTGTCTCACCTTGGGATCTCGTGCGAAAACCTCTTAGCCAGGTCATCACCGTCCGACTGAAAGGTACGAAAAAGCATTAAAACATCTTGTAACAGTGAATTTGCCTTACTAGCAATTCAAATTCCCCACAGCGCCATCTAGGAAACCTGCAGCTCACCGACTGCTCGTAAAATTGTGTATgttcgtgattttttttttggggggggtcagGTCTCTCTGAGTCGTGTCTTGATGAATTGGCACTGGAGTCTCTCTTTCCACTGCCTGTGCTGCTCAACTACGTTCGCTTGGTAAATGCACACacccccgcacacacacacaaacacaataaaatgctGACAGAAGAAGCGTAGGCGCAAAAAGTGCTGCAGGGGTCTTTGGTCTTTGATGTGGCGGCGGTCTTTATGGCAACTCTAGCACCCCCTGCCTGTCATGTTTGTACAGATTTTAGTATTTTTAGTCCATTACACTGGGCAACAAAGACATTATGATCTCCATATTacactttgaaaataatgttGCCTTTTGCC is part of the Syngnathus acus chromosome 6, fSynAcu1.2, whole genome shotgun sequence genome and encodes:
- the cttnbp2 gene encoding cortactin-binding protein 2, which produces MASEGTSGEQPPPPVQQALTAAVLGSVDTKCNFNMDNLSKPELLTLLSIMEGELEARDLVIEALRAQRKEVFLQERYSRYSLTDPFLALQRDFDCSVPRGDKERRPLGSNPMSVLEAVMAHCRKMQERMSAQLAAAESRQKRLEMEKLQLQSLEKEHRKLTAQLKDEREKNKHIVMMLVRECKQLATRVVEESQRFDELQARLDEEGLASGRLREELSAERQRGQQMEAKMEKQLSELDTEREQLRARLGREEAESQNLRQQVEQLRTERGGAKDGAQPAVPACSPPKASVSVATDLISCQTASCQTDQPLPEVEGPKKTPLTIAAKPTTGPYAALSLPKSTARGIVHSGSAGPAQSENGSEAQAPPHGLPTGVSPRVQAARYKFQEQDQNGTASQSPPARDPSPNNRDNFAAKQQARHTVTQVLSRFTSPPAGGLRPSLPHSASEGGPFPSRLSHPIGLKSPTVARIDRGNPPPIPPKKPGLSQTPSPPHPPMKVVGDSGRSHGVGLKSATPQLPPKPTLDLVPALTASQVGTQPLNRSPGPDQFAESRPVVVTPSIPSINPLPSSLSISAPSNCSPRAPADSPLATASGWCPSVVSPLGSCGPAALDGGRPLLLLQAASQGNVTLLSMLLHHAHPITPDHAHLTTATDNQPTRHPPQDLHNLTAALFAAADHGHTECVKLLLSSGSPADVSDQNRFTPLHFAASHGHSSCVEALLAAGAAVDAAADGGQTALFLASGAGRKHCVHILLSAGADRSRMATDGCTCLHAAVQSGHVDTLRLLLCHPGDPAASPRTNGAAALPAALPAALLNHANADGWTAAHMAAALGLKECLEVLCSHREQDIARKDKCSRTIHDVATDDCKDLLENLNQYRVLVLLQYSATSMHDDDDDDDVEERAGELQSVLCRLSVERSMRWSQLSASIGHAFITHLHMLCGEDAQRPPLGLTPASITSVLIGESEWRPDQELSVSPWDLVRKPLSQVITVRLKGLSESCLDELALESLFPLPVLLNYVRLAEQYGSVIFHGLEDSCQDYIAALLARCIKSKQEAGGQACEVVKVEVQPSLTKEQLLDILVSRGFLLPASARDHGVCLVLLLQGLEKAASLPALLGDLCHSLDNRTSSVPLLLNAGPHHFCQHSFLIGSLSKPRLQGSELRLQQHFRWLRLRWDQEPLHGLLARRLRRKLLHQTGNVVWSSDGVMEKAVLWVAQVWQQLNACLAHLGTHEALMGPRHFLACPVHTNDAHGIVRWLSRLWSSVVVPRVETAIISRLTARRSSSSPSSLPSNIVLSDGQQAVLKAALSILVNKAVLRGCPLPRHEVAFRGGAIPLTAINSLKGSGGGGGGRKCRDKLRRSNTSPRKRASPVSGWAGGSFRHGSVSSTDVSCPTNGKIHREASGLSLFSDDETDLIQELQSLCSSKSEPDIRQMWASKDDDTLLFAPARAPPSTTEQKVAQDQSAQSSLLTHAVVQSSQCRSSPRIKSHLPVPSRGQQQSPRIAAGNNNNNNSSSKANGSSNVKKSSQEHIWLLQQHNHK